The window GCGGGCGGCGTTTCGGTCGCCGGAGTCGTTGCGGCGGGCGTCGGCGTGTGCGAAGCCGGCGGGAGGGCCGGTGTCGAAGCCGCCGCGGCCTCGTCGGCCAACTCGCGGGTGGCTTCGGCTTCGATCGCCGTCTCCATCGCCTCGATGTCCGTCAGCGTCACAATAATGTGCGCCAGCCGTCGCTTGATGCCGAACGCCGTACCGCGGGCCCGCGGGCGAATCCGCTTGAACATCGGGCCGCCGTCGATCCGGCATTCCGTGACCACGAGTTCTTCGAGGTCGCGGCAGCCTTGGTCTTCGGCGTTGCCGATGGCGCTCTTCACGACGGCTTCGATGAGCCGGGCGCCGCGGTTCGGGTAGAACCGGAGGGCCTCGATCGCCTCGTCCACGTTTTTACCGCGGATCAGTTGGGCGAACGGCCGCATCTTCCGGGGCGACACGTCGGCGAATCGGTGTTTGGCTTTGTAAAACATATCAGTGGTCGGTGCGGTCAGCTGCGGTCAGGGTACTTCCTCGCGGGACGGTCCCGCATGACTTCACGTCACGCGGGTGGTGGCACACTGACCCCTGGCCACCGCCCGTCGACCACACGTTACGCCACACTACTTGCCGGGCGCGGATTTCGCCTTGCCGCCGGAGTGTCCTTTGAACACCCGGGTCAGCGAAAACTCGCCGAGTTTGTGACCGACCATCTCTTCGGTCACGTAGACTTTCTGGAACGCCTTCCCGTTATGCACGAGGAACGTCGCGCCGATGAACTCGGGGACGATCGTGCAGTCCCGGGACCACGTTTTGATCGGTTCCTTGTTCTGGCCCTGCTTTTCGACCTTGGCCAGAAGCCGCAGGTCGACGTGCGGGCCTTTTTTTAGCGAACGGCCCATGCCGGCAACCCCATTCCCGTTGGTCTAGTTCTACTACCGGAACCGGACTGTCTCACACTGTTCCCCGGTTCCGGCCGACCGGGGACGACTTTTGTCTCTGCCGACCGCGGCCGCAACACGCGAGTGTTACGACACGCCGGTCTGGAACGGTCCGGCCGGGCGGCGGCGGACGATCGACTTGTTGCCCGGCTTCCGCTTCTTCCGGGTCTTGCCGCCCTTGGCCAGCACGCCCGTCTTGGAACACGGGTCACGACCCCCGGCCGTCCGACCTTCGCCGCCGCCCATCGGGTGGTCAACGGGGTTCTGGGACGTCCCGCGGTTGTGGGGCTTGCGGCCCTTCCACCGCATCCGCCCGGCCTTGCCCATGCTGATGTTCATGTGGTCCGGGTTGGACACACTGCCGATCGTCGCGCGGCACTTGGTCGAAACCTTCCGCACTTCGCCGCTCGGCATCGTCAACAACGCCAGCCCTTTATCCCGGGCCCCGAGCGTCGCCGAACAACCGGCCGACCGGCAAATCTGGCCGCCCCGACCCGGCGTCAATTCGACGCAATGGACCGCCATGCCCAGCGGAATCTTCGAGAGCGGCATACACATACCGAGCCGCGGCTCGCAGTCTTCGCCGCTCGCCACCTTGTCGCCGGCTTTCAGGCCGTCCGGGGCGAGGATGTATCGCTTTTCGCCGTCGGTGTATTGCACGAGGGCAATCCGGGCCGACCGACACGGGTCGTACTCGATCGACACGACGGTCGCTTCGATCCCGTCTTTCTTTCGCTTGAAGTCGACCAACCGCAGCATCTGCTTGTGGCCGCCACCCCGGAAGCGGGTGGTGACGATGCCGTGGTGGTTTCGGCCGCCCTTCTTTTTCCGCGGGACGAGCAACGACTTCTCGGGCGCGTTCACCTTCGGTGACGTACACTCGGCGAAGTCGGAGACCGACCCGGCCCTGCGGCCCGCGGAAGTCGGTTTGTATTGACGAATTCCCATTTTAAGCTCTCGTCTATCGGCTGCCCGAACCCCGCACGAACTACCCGCCACCGCCCGTTAGAAGAATTCGATTCGGTCTTCGCTGTTCAGCGTCACGATCGCCTTTTTCCACGTCGCCTGCTGGCTCATGATGTTCCGGAACCGCACCTTCTTGCCCTTGCGGTTCTGCGTGCGAACCTTGTCGACCCGCACGTTGAACAGCTCTTCGACCGCGACCTTGATCTGTTCTTTGTTGGCCAGCGGGTTCACCATAAAGGTGTAGCTGTTGTACCGCGTGGACTGGTGAGTCCCTTTTTCGGTCACCAGCGGCCGCAGGACAACCTGGTGCGGGCGGAGTTCGATGCCGGTCGCCCCGTGAACGCACGGCTTCCGTGCGGCCAGCTTCCGCATGTATCGTTTCGGCCTTGGTCGCGTGCGTGGCATGACTCGAACTCTCCAGCTCATCCCCTAACGGGGCGGCATTGAACGCACCAAATACTTACTTGCTCTCGCCCGCGGCTTCGGGTTCTTTTTTCAGCAGCACGTCGAGAGCCGCCCGCGTCAGCACCAACCGTTTTTGTTTCAGAACCGTGTAAGCGTTCAACTCGGTCGCCGGTAGGATCTTCACCCCGTCGATATTCCGCCCGGACTTGTACACGTTCTCGTCGTAGGCCGCGGTGGTGATCAGCACGCTCGTGTCAAAGAGCGTCACGTCCTTTTCGACCGACTGCTCCTGGCCGTCTTTCACCGTCTTGACCGTCTTCTTGCCGACCTTGATCGCCTTCAAGACGCCCGTGATTTCTTTCGTCTTCGGGGCACCGATGGCGAGTTCGTCCAGAATCACCACTTCGCCGTCGCGGAATTTGCTCAGGATCGCCATCCGCGTGGCGGCCCGAACGGCCTTCTTCGGCAGGTGGTATTCGTAGTCGCGGGGTTTCGGCCCTTTCGCCGTACCGCCGCCGCGACGTTTGTTCGTCCGCTTCGTCCCAGCCCGGGCGTTGCCCGTGCCTTTTTGCCGGAAGAGCTTTTTCGTACTCCCGGCCACCTCGCCGCGCCGCAGCGTGTGGTGAGTACCGGCCCGCTGGTTGGCGAGGTACATCAGAACCACGTCGTGCAGCAGTTGTTTGCTGATCTTCCCGCCGAACTCGGCCGGGTCGACGTCCACGGTCCCAACTTGCACGCCGGCTTTGCTAACGACGGGGACGCTAATAGTCCCGGTCACAGCAACGGAGCGTTCTTGCGTGCGGTTGCTTTCAATAGAACCAATGGAAGCCACTGCTTCACCTCGCTCGGGCCAGCCGCTTGGCAGCGGTTGGGTCGTATTGCCGAAGGGCGACCCCGTGAGGAGAAAGCCCGAAACCGGCGACCCGAAGCCCGTTGACGTTCAACCGTGTTTTAAAAATCAACCGCCGCGGTTCCAGTGTTTTGGACACCGCGGCGATGTGAGACAATCTTCTTATCGCATTTCACCGACTCGTCAAGCCCCGGCGCCGAGAACCCGAATTTTGATATCCACACCCGGCGGCAGGCTGAGGCCCTTGTTGAGCGCCTCGATGGTCTTGCCGGTCGGCTGAAGGATGTCGATCAGCCGCTTGTGGGTCCGGATCTCGAACTGTTCCCGCGACTTCCGGTCGATGTGCGGGCTACGGAGAACCGTATACCGTTCGATCCGGGTCGGCAGCGGGATCGGGCCGTGAACTTCGGCCCCAGTCCGTTGCGCCGTGTCCACGATTTCCTGGGCGGTCCGGTCCAGGACTTCGTGGTCGTAGCCTTCCATCCGAATGCGGATGCGCTCGTTCGCGAAGCCCGCCACGCCCTACTCCTCGGTCAGCAGTTCGTTTCTTCGTGCCCCGTACTTGGGGTGGAAAGAATAAAGTTAGGGACGACCAACAATGTGGTCAAGGCGCTTTCAAAATTCGGGCCGAGATTTTCCACACCGTTTTCGCACCTGCGAAGACCGCGAACGCTGTGAACGATACGACTCGACCCGGCCTCTCGGATCGTGACCGCAGCGCCACGCCAGTGCCAATCTGAACGCTAACAACGCGAACCACCCGATCGTATCGTCGGGGTCATCTGGCCAACACGGCCGGCCGCAAGGTGGGAGAAACGGCGTTGAAACTCGGGTGAAGGGGGCGAGGAATAATCGCACGGACTCTTGCGAAGACGACAGCATCTTATTAGTTTACCGATATTCATAGCAAATGAATCGGTGCATTTTGCCGGGAAGTCGTGTGTTCGCCACTGGCGACCCAAACCAGACAAGAAAGGCAGGCTTCCATGAACATCATCTGGACTATCGTAAGCACGGTCGGTCTCGCCGGTCTGATTATTGCCGGTCTCATAGTGTTTGAAGTTACCATCCATCCAGGTGCCCGGCAGCAACAGACGGCCGGGAATGTCGCCTTCGTCACGTTTGCTCTGCTGACTTTGGCGCTTTGGGTATGGCACTTCACTTCGGGCAGGCCGAAGAAAAACCGGGAAAAGAAAGTGTGATCCGTCGAATTCGCGCTCCCGGGATTGGCTTGTTGAGAGCCTATAGCCGAGCCCGCTTTTACGTCCCCACGACGTCTCGATGAGTAATCGCCGACCCATCTCCGATTTGACCGGGTATAACCGCTCCGGCGGCAAGTGCCGCCTCGCTTTGTCCGCCTGCCCGTCTTGCAAGAAGTCATAAATCTTGCGGACCCGCGGCGTGTAATCTTCGATTCGCACCACCCACTCGTCCACGTATTCGCGAATGACGTGCCGGCTCAGTCCGACCTGGATGCTGTAATACGGCAGTCCGGCTCCGCGCAGGGTCCGTTCAGGATCCCACTGCAAATGGACCTGAGCCGCCGCGAACTGCTCGGCCCATTCTTCGGGCGATGCGAATAGTCCCGGCTCGAACGAGGTCAATACGGCCAACGACAGGGCTTTCTCCCACCCCGACTGCTTGATCCGCACGGCCAAAATTCGTTCCTGGCCACTCTTCTGGCCCCAGTTGCTGCGGTGCATGAGCCAGAGGAACGAAGGCTTGATCCAGGTCATCCGGTGGAACGAGAACGGCGAGACAAACCGCCCGGCCGACAGCGCCGCCTCCGCGATAGTCGGCGAATACGCCTGGTAAATCGTGATCGTATCCCGGTCGTAGTCCGCGCGAATCTCGCGTTCCATAGGCAGGGTGTCTCCCAACCTCTGATATTTACGTTCACTTATTCGTATGCGCTGAAATGAAGCTTCTGCCCACGCCACTGCGTCGTCAACGACGATGCGATGAGCGTCGCGGCAACAATCCGACACGAAAACGCGCTCCCGGGTTCACGACACACGTCGAACCGGCTGAAGGATCAAGGCCATTGGGGCCAAACCGTTTTCCGCGAGCCTGGCCCCTTGACAAGCCGCCCGTTTTCCTCGAAATAGGAGTCGCCTTCCCTGCCTCGCGGTCGCCTTCCAAACCCT is drawn from Fimbriiglobus ruber and contains these coding sequences:
- the rplV gene encoding 50S ribosomal protein L22; its protein translation is MFYKAKHRFADVSPRKMRPFAQLIRGKNVDEAIEALRFYPNRGARLIEAVVKSAIGNAEDQGCRDLEELVVTECRIDGGPMFKRIRPRARGTAFGIKRRLAHIIVTLTDIEAMETAIEAEATRELADEAAAASTPALPPASHTPTPAATTPATETPPAPATPEGIPPAQG
- the rpsS gene encoding 30S ribosomal protein S19, whose translation is MGRSLKKGPHVDLRLLAKVEKQGQNKEPIKTWSRDCTIVPEFIGATFLVHNGKAFQKVYVTEEMVGHKLGEFSLTRVFKGHSGGKAKSAPGK
- the rplB gene encoding 50S ribosomal protein L2 yields the protein MGIRQYKPTSAGRRAGSVSDFAECTSPKVNAPEKSLLVPRKKKGGRNHHGIVTTRFRGGGHKQMLRLVDFKRKKDGIEATVVSIEYDPCRSARIALVQYTDGEKRYILAPDGLKAGDKVASGEDCEPRLGMCMPLSKIPLGMAVHCVELTPGRGGQICRSAGCSATLGARDKGLALLTMPSGEVRKVSTKCRATIGSVSNPDHMNISMGKAGRMRWKGRKPHNRGTSQNPVDHPMGGGEGRTAGGRDPCSKTGVLAKGGKTRKKRKPGNKSIVRRRPAGPFQTGVS
- the rplW gene encoding 50S ribosomal protein L23, translated to MPRTRPRPKRYMRKLAARKPCVHGATGIELRPHQVVLRPLVTEKGTHQSTRYNSYTFMVNPLANKEQIKVAVEELFNVRVDKVRTQNRKGKKVRFRNIMSQQATWKKAIVTLNSEDRIEFF
- the rplD gene encoding 50S ribosomal protein L4, whose amino-acid sequence is MTGTISVPVVSKAGVQVGTVDVDPAEFGGKISKQLLHDVVLMYLANQRAGTHHTLRRGEVAGSTKKLFRQKGTGNARAGTKRTNKRRGGGTAKGPKPRDYEYHLPKKAVRAATRMAILSKFRDGEVVILDELAIGAPKTKEITGVLKAIKVGKKTVKTVKDGQEQSVEKDVTLFDTSVLITTAAYDENVYKSGRNIDGVKILPATELNAYTVLKQKRLVLTRAALDVLLKKEPEAAGESK
- the rpsJ gene encoding 30S ribosomal protein S10, whose protein sequence is MAGFANERIRIRMEGYDHEVLDRTAQEIVDTAQRTGAEVHGPIPLPTRIERYTVLRSPHIDRKSREQFEIRTHKRLIDILQPTGKTIEALNKGLSLPPGVDIKIRVLGAGA
- a CDS encoding DUF4291 domain-containing protein; its protein translation is MEREIRADYDRDTITIYQAYSPTIAEAALSAGRFVSPFSFHRMTWIKPSFLWLMHRSNWGQKSGQERILAVRIKQSGWEKALSLAVLTSFEPGLFASPEEWAEQFAAAQVHLQWDPERTLRGAGLPYYSIQVGLSRHVIREYVDEWVVRIEDYTPRVRKIYDFLQDGQADKARRHLPPERLYPVKSEMGRRLLIETSWGRKSGLGYRLSTSQSREREFDGSHFLFPVFLRPARSEVPYPKRQSQQSKRDEGDIPGRLLLPGTWMDGNFKHYETGNNQTGETDRAYDSPDDVHGSLPFLSGLGRQWRTHDFPAKCTDSFAMNIGKLIRCCRLRKSPCDYSSPPSPEFQRRFSHLAAGRVGQMTPTIRSGGSRC